The Acidimicrobiales bacterium DNA segment GCCAGCTCCTCGACGGTGGGCTCCCGCTCCAGCTCCTGGAGCATCTGGCGCTGGATGCGGTGCACCTTGTTGATGGACTCGACCATGTGCACCGGGATGCGGATGGTGCGGGACTGATCGGCGATGGCCCGGGTGATGGCCTGGCGGATCCACCAGGTGGCGTAGGTGGAGAACTTGAAGCCCTTGGTCCAGTCGAACTTCTCCACGGCCCGCATGAGGCCGAGGTTGCCCTCCTGGATCAGGTCGAGGAGCTGCATGCCCCGGCCCACGTAGCGCTTGGCCACCGACACCACCAGCCGCAGGTTGGCCTGGATGAGCTGCGACTTGGCCTGCTCGCCGTCGCGGCAGATCCGCTCCAGGCGGCGGCGCTCGGCGAAGGCCAGGGAGTCGAGGCCGTCGGCGGCCGACAGGTCGGCCAGGCGCTCGGCGGCGTCGGCCCCGGCCTCGATGCGCTGGGCCAGGTCGACCTCCTGGGGACCGTTGAGCAGCGGCACCCGGCCGATCTCGCGCAGGTAGATGCGGACCGAGTCGCCCGAACCACCCGCCGACTTCTCCCCCACCGTGATGCGGGGCGGCCGGCGGTTCCCGGCCGACGGGGCGGGCCGGGGCCGGCTGTCGAGCACCCGGCGGGGGGCGCCCGGGACCGGCGGGGCGACCGGAGCCGTGGCCGGGCCCGGCACCAGGGGGGGCAGCGACGGCGCCGGCGGGGCGACGGCAAGCGGGACGCCCCCGTGCGCGTCCTCCGCCTCCGCCTCCGGAGCGGGGTGTGGCGGAACTGCGCCGTCGGCGTCGGTCATGCCCTCTCCTCTGCCCTCTCGGCCAACCAACCTAGCAACTCATCCTCCACCTCACGCTCGGGGCGGGCGTCGAGGCGCACCGCGTCGAGCCGGTTGAGGAGCCAGGCGATCACCGGGTTGAGGGCCTCGGCCTCGGCGTCGGGGTCGGCGGCGGCCCGGATCCGGCGGCGGAGGCGCTCCACCTCGCGCTGGCCCTCGAGCCGCAGGAGCTGCCGGCGCACGTCGGGCGGCTCCCCCGGGTCGTCCTCGGCGGCCAGGCGCTGGAGCAACTCGGCCGCCCCCGGGTCGGCGGAGTCGACGGCGGCGTGGAGGTCGCCGCCGGCGTCGCGCAGGGCCCGGAAGGCCAGGGCGTGGCGCTCGTCGGAGAACAGCACCTCGTGCAGGAGGGGCAGCATGTCGGCGCTGCGCTCGCCGTCGACGGCGAGGCGGAGGGCCGAGGTCTCGGGCCGGTCCCCCGAGGCCACCCGCCGGGGCGCCGCCGGGGGCCGGACCGCGGGGCGGGCGCCGGTGCGCAGCGAGGCCCGCAGGCGCTCGATGTCGACCTGGCAGTGGTCCGACACCTGCATGAGGTACTGGTCGCGCACCAGCTCGCTGGGGTGCTCGCGGATGACGGCCAGAGCCGCCTCGGCGGTGCGGGCCCGGCCCTCGGGCGTGGTGGTGCTGCCCCCGCCCAGGGCCCGGGCCACGCGGAAGCCCAGGAACGGCCGGGTGTCGGCCACCGCGGCCCGCAGCCGCTCGGGATCGCTGCCAGCCAGGTCACCGGGGTCCTGGCCGGCGGGCAGGTCGGCCACCGTGACCTCCAGCTCGTGGCGCTGCTCCCACTCGTAGAACCGCTCGGCCGCGGCCTCGCCCGCCCCGTCGGGATCGAAGGCCAGCACCACTCGGCGGGCGAAGCGCTTGAGCAGCCGGACGTGCTCCTCGGTGAGGGCGGTGCCGCAGGTGGCCACGGCCCGGGGCACGCCCACCCGGGCGAAGCCGATGACGTCGGTGTAGCCCTCGCACACGATGACCTCGTCCGCCTTCACCACCGGGTCCTTGGCCCAGTTGAGGCCGTAGAGGACCTTGCTCTTGTCGTAGAGCGGGGTCTGGGCCGTGTTGCGGTACTTGGGCCCGTCGACCCCGGGCAGGATGCGGCCCCCGAAGCCGATGGCGTTGTCCTGCGGGTCGAAGATGGGGAACAGGACCCGGCCCCGGAAGAAGTCCTGCTGGATGCCGGCCCGGTTGACGAACCCCAGGCCCGAGTCGGCCAGCACCTTGCTGTCGATGGCCAGGTGGCGGGCCAGCAGGTCCCACCCGTCGGGGGCCCAACCGATGCGGTACCGCCGGACGGTCTCGCCGTCGAAGCCGCGCTGGCGCAGGTAGGCCCGGGCCGCCCCGGCATCGGGTCCGGTGAGCAGCCGCTGGTGGTACCACTCGACGGCCCGGCCCAGGATCTCGGTCAGGGCGGTGCGCCGCTTGCGGCTCTCGCCCTGGTCGCGGTCGGTGTAGCGCAGGGTGATGCCGGCGTGGCCGGCCAGCCACTCCACCGCCCCCACGAAGTCCAGGTGCTGGAGCTCCTGGACCAGCTTGATGGTGTCGCCCTTGGCCTGGCAGCCAAAGCAGTTGCCGGTGAGGATGTTGTCCTCGAGGGCGAAGGAGTGGGTACCGGGCACGGTGGCACAGAACACCTCCTCGACCCGGTCGGTGGGCTCGACGGAGCGGACCACCCACCCCCGGCGCACCCACCGCTTCTCGGCCTTGGCGAAGCGCTCGCGATGCTCGTCGATCAGGAAGAACCGTTCGTCGAGGTCCTCGTTGATGAAGTGGATGCGGAAGAGGGACGAGTCCTCCTGGCCCAGCCCCCGGCGCACCTGTTCGGTGATGCCGTAGGTGCCGACGCCGAGGCGCGTGCACAGGAGGCGAACGAACTCCAGGTCCTCCCTCCGGGCGCTGTTGAGGCTGCACGTCCCGTCCTTGGCCACGTGCCCGTCGGCGGCGATGTAGCCGGCCAGCCACCCCGCCAGGTACGACGCGCTCTCATCCAGGGACGGCCGCTCCTTGAAGAAGAGGGGCAGGTCGAGGATCCGGGTGTAGGCCGCCCCGTTCGCCCTCGTCATCTCGTACCGGCGGTTCTCCGGGAACCAGCGCAGGAGCTGCCGGTCCTTCTCGCCGTGGAGGTCGAGAGCGACCCCGGGGCCGAACCGGGACCCGTCGCCGTAGGTGATGCCGTGGGCGATGCCGAAGGGCGACAGGCCCTTGATGAGGCGGGCCCGGTTGGGAGGGAACGTCCACGTCAACCCGTCGCCCGACCGGAGCTCCGCCGTGGTGCGCTCGTGCCGCTGCCGCCGCGACCCCCGGACGAACCAGCGGTGCTCCGGCGTGGCATGGAGCACCTTGACCTGGCGGTTCCTCGTCAGGGTCACCCGTAGGAGGGGCTGCACGCCGAAGGACCGGAACGGGGCGTCGACCCACTGGCCCTTCTCGGTGAGCACCCGGTGGGTCGCTCCGGCGAGGTCGCGGATCTCCCGCACGCCCTCCCACGTGATCACCCGGGTCTCGCCGGCCAGGCAGTACCAAAGGCCTTGCTCGGCGTTGACCGAGAAGGACGGGGTCCTCTCGCCGTGGAACGGGCACAGGCCGGTCCAGCGCCGGCCCACCCGCTTGAGCTGCATGAACTGGCTGGCCACGGCCACGATGTCGCTGCGCTCGCGGACGGTGACGATGTCCTCGTCGACGATGCCCATCAGGCGCCCCCCGGCCCACCGGGGGGCGACGACACGGCGGGGGCGACCACCCCGGGACGGTACCAGTGCCCTGCGACACCCCCGACGGGGCGGGGCCGGCTAGTCCACGGAGGTGTCGGAGGGGTCCTGGGGGTCGCCGATCCGGCTGGGCTCGACCTCGTCGGGGTCCCGCGGGTCGCGCTTGTCGGCTCGCAGCGAGGCCACGATGGTGACGGTCAGGATGCCCACGATGACCCCGAGGGACACCGCGGTCGGGAAGTGGAAGTCCTCGGTCGGGAAGTCGATGGCCTCGCCGGTGAAGGTGAGGATCATCTTCACCCCCACGAAGCCCAGGATGGCGCCCAAGCCGTAGTTGAGGTAGCGGAACTTGTCCTGCATGCCGTTGAGGCAGAAGAACAGGGCCCGCAGGCCCAGGATGGCGAAGGCGTTGGACGAGAACACGATGAAGGTCTCGTTGGCCACGCCGAAGATGGCCGGCACCGAGTCGACCGCGAACACCACGTCGGTGGTCTCGACCATGACCAGCACCGCGAACAGCGGGGTGGCCAGGCGCTTGCCGTTCTCGCGGGTGAACAGGCGCTGCCCGTCGTACTCGTTGGTCGACGGCACCACCTTGCGCACCGCCCGCAGCACCACGCTCTTCTCCGGGTCGACCTCGGTCTCGCCGTGGAAGGCGATCTTCTGGGCCGTGTAGATGAGGATGGCCCCGAACACCAGCAGGGTGACGGAGAAGGCGTTGATGAGGGCCGAGCCGGCGAAGATGAAGGCGGCTCGCAGCACCAGGGCGCCGAAGATCCCCCAGAACAGGGTGCGGAACTGGTACTTGGGCGGCACCGAGAAGTAGCCGAAGATCACCGCCCACACGAACACGTTGTCGATGGAGAGGCTCTTCTCCAGCAGGAAGCCGGAGATGTACTCCCCGGCCGCCTTGGCCCCCACGTCGACACCGTGGGCCCCGTCCGGCCCCACGCCCGACGTCTTGCCGAGGTAGTACACGACGCCGGTGAAGGCGATGCCGATGGAGATCCAGATGGCGCTCTCGATCGCCGCTTCCTTGAACGAGATCTCGTGCGGCTTGCGGTGGACGACCAGGAGGTCGAACACCAGCAGGAAGGCGATGAACAGGACCAGCGCCCCCCACTCCCACGGGTGGATGTCGAGGTTCACGAACCGATCGGTCGAGCCCTCGCTGGCGGCGAGGATGAGGGCGTTCATGGGGGCAGCGGTCTCCGGCTGATCAACGGGGGGCGTCTTCAGCCTGAGTCTCTCCACCCCCCGGCGCACATCGCACCGGGAGGCCGGCCGCCCCGGGTGGCCTGGGCCACCGTGCTGACGTCACGGCCGTGTCGGATACTCCCTCAGACCGCGGCAATCTACCTGGGCCCGGGTCACCACCGGGCATCTGCACCGATCAGAGGGCGAGCCGGGCCCTGACGTGGTCCACCAGGCCGTCGAGGGGGATCCGCTCCTGCTCCATGGTGTCCCGGTCGCGGACGGTGACCGCCCCGTCGTCGACGGACTCGAAGTCGTAGGTGACGCACAGGGGGGTGCCC contains these protein-coding regions:
- the rpoD gene encoding RNA polymerase sigma factor RpoD; the encoded protein is MTDADGAVPPHPAPEAEAEDAHGGVPLAVAPPAPSLPPLVPGPATAPVAPPVPGAPRRVLDSRPRPAPSAGNRRPPRITVGEKSAGGSGDSVRIYLREIGRVPLLNGPQEVDLAQRIEAGADAAERLADLSAADGLDSLAFAERRRLERICRDGEQAKSQLIQANLRLVVSVAKRYVGRGMQLLDLIQEGNLGLMRAVEKFDWTKGFKFSTYATWWIRQAITRAIADQSRTIRIPVHMVESINKVHRIQRQMLQELEREPTVEELAVKVDMLPSRVREILRIAQDPLSLDSPVGETDDSNLSDFIEDMQAEAPADAAARTMLVDAVVEAMSELNEREQQVVRLRFGLEDGQSRTLEEVGREFGVTRERIRQIESKTLAKLRHPHRSQKLRDYLDAD
- the dnaG gene encoding DNA primase; protein product: MGIVDEDIVTVRERSDIVAVASQFMQLKRVGRRWTGLCPFHGERTPSFSVNAEQGLWYCLAGETRVITWEGVREIRDLAGATHRVLTEKGQWVDAPFRSFGVQPLLRVTLTRNRQVKVLHATPEHRWFVRGSRRQRHERTTAELRSGDGLTWTFPPNRARLIKGLSPFGIAHGITYGDGSRFGPGVALDLHGEKDRQLLRWFPENRRYEMTRANGAAYTRILDLPLFFKERPSLDESASYLAGWLAGYIAADGHVAKDGTCSLNSARREDLEFVRLLCTRLGVGTYGITEQVRRGLGQEDSSLFRIHFINEDLDERFFLIDEHRERFAKAEKRWVRRGWVVRSVEPTDRVEEVFCATVPGTHSFALEDNILTGNCFGCQAKGDTIKLVQELQHLDFVGAVEWLAGHAGITLRYTDRDQGESRKRRTALTEILGRAVEWYHQRLLTGPDAGAARAYLRQRGFDGETVRRYRIGWAPDGWDLLARHLAIDSKVLADSGLGFVNRAGIQQDFFRGRVLFPIFDPQDNAIGFGGRILPGVDGPKYRNTAQTPLYDKSKVLYGLNWAKDPVVKADEVIVCEGYTDVIGFARVGVPRAVATCGTALTEEHVRLLKRFARRVVLAFDPDGAGEAAAERFYEWEQRHELEVTVADLPAGQDPGDLAGSDPERLRAAVADTRPFLGFRVARALGGGSTTTPEGRARTAEAALAVIREHPSELVRDQYLMQVSDHCQVDIERLRASLRTGARPAVRPPAAPRRVASGDRPETSALRLAVDGERSADMLPLLHEVLFSDERHALAFRALRDAGGDLHAAVDSADPGAAELLQRLAAEDDPGEPPDVRRQLLRLEGQREVERLRRRIRAAADPDAEAEALNPVIAWLLNRLDAVRLDARPEREVEDELLGWLAERAEERA
- a CDS encoding TerC family protein; amino-acid sequence: MNALILAASEGSTDRFVNLDIHPWEWGALVLFIAFLLVFDLLVVHRKPHEISFKEAAIESAIWISIGIAFTGVVYYLGKTSGVGPDGAHGVDVGAKAAGEYISGFLLEKSLSIDNVFVWAVIFGYFSVPPKYQFRTLFWGIFGALVLRAAFIFAGSALINAFSVTLLVFGAILIYTAQKIAFHGETEVDPEKSVVLRAVRKVVPSTNEYDGQRLFTRENGKRLATPLFAVLVMVETTDVVFAVDSVPAIFGVANETFIVFSSNAFAILGLRALFFCLNGMQDKFRYLNYGLGAILGFVGVKMILTFTGEAIDFPTEDFHFPTAVSLGVIVGILTVTIVASLRADKRDPRDPDEVEPSRIGDPQDPSDTSVD